A region from the Canis lupus dingo isolate Sandy chromosome 9, ASM325472v2, whole genome shotgun sequence genome encodes:
- the MRPL41 gene encoding 39S ribosomal protein L41, mitochondrial: MGLLSEAARCLVRGADRMSRWTSKRGPRTFYKGRGAKGTGVHGRDGKFVLVKEMVPELVVPELTGFRLKPYVNYRVPAGTDQPLTAKQLFREAVAPAIEKDFRDGAFDPQQLEKYGFEPTQEGKLFQLYPKNFPR; this comes from the coding sequence ATGGGCCTCCTGAGCGAGGCGGCTCGCTGCCTGGTGCGGGGCGCCGACCGCATGAGCAGGTGGACCAGCAAGCGGGGCCCGCGCACCTTCTACAAGGGCCGCGGCGCCAAGGGCACCGGCGTCCACGGCCGCGACGGGAAGTTCGTGCTGGTCAAGGAGATGGTCCCGGAGCTGGTGGTGCCCGAGCTGACCGGCTTCCGGCTCAAGCCGTACGTGAACTACCGCGTCCCGGCGGGCACAGACCAGCCCCTGACGGCCAAGCAGCTGTTCCGGGAGGCGGTGGCACCTGCCATCGAGAAGGACTTCAGGGACGGCGCCTTCGACCCACAGCAGCTGGAAAAGTACGGCTTCGAGCCCACCCAGGAAGGCAAGCTCTTCCAGCTGTACCCCAAGAACTTCCCGCGCTAG